The sequence GGAAAATGCTTCCCGCACACGGATAGTTCCACGGTTGCGTCTCGCGGCGGTAATCTTTATTTTTTTGCATCGCTGCGACAATTTCATCACGGTTTCCTTTTTTCATTTCAAGCGTTGCTGCAACACAAATGCCTTTTCGTTTTTTCTGCAATACCGATGTGCGATACGAAAACTCCATCTCTTCATTCGTTAACCATTCAATCGTTCCGTCTTCAAATAAAATTTGTGCTTTTTTTACGATGCGCGACATATCCGATCCGTGAGCACCAGCGTTCATATACACCGCTCCGCCAACTGTGCCCGGAATGCCTCCTGCAAACTCCAACCCAGACAATCCTTGCTTACTAATGACCGTCGCTAGTTTAATGAGCGAATATCCCCCGCCGACTGTCACTTCAGTATCATGAATGTATAAATCATCTAATCCTTCGCCAAGTTTAATGACGACCCCTTCAATGCCTCCGTCTCGCACAAGTAAGTTGGAGCCGCGACCGATCGCACGCCAAGGCACATTATATTTTCGTACGATTTCTATCGTCTTTTTTAAACCATCTATATGTTTCGGTTCCACAAACAAATCAGCAGGCCCACCGATTTTAATCGTTGTATGACTAGCCATGCGTTCGTTTTCTTTTACTGTTCCCACGTTAGCTTGCAGGAGCTCTTCACGTAGTTTTTCCAATGGTCTACCTCCTCTACCTCTTTCCTATATCGTATGCAACTTATGAAATCATCTCCACCATGACGCGATATAAACGCTCTGCCGCGTCACGAATGCCTAATTGAAACGCTGCTTCTTTCATATTTTTCAACGTTTGTTCGTCTAACAATATGCGGTCGATATCATCAAGCAAGCGCCCGCCTGTCAATTCGCTTTCTAAACGAACGATCGCTGCTCCCTTTTTTTCAAGCGCCCGCGCATTTTTTTCTTGGTGATTATTTGTCACATACGGGCTCGGAATTAAAATGCTTGGAATGCCGAGCGCTGTAATTTCTGCGAGTGTCGTTGCGCCTGCACGAGCGACGATGACATCGACCCCTGCCAATACTTCCGGCATGTTGTGAATAAACGGACGGATGATGACGTTTGAAGGATTGCCGACATCGTTTACCGCCTTTATTACTTTATCATAATGAACGTCACCTGTAACATATAAACATTGATACGGCTTTTGTTCAACTTCATGCAGCACTTGCAAAAACGCCTCATTGATCGGACGTGCACCGCGACTACCACCGACAATGAGCACCGTTTTTTTCTTCTCATCTAATCCGAGCGACCGTCTCGCTTCTCGTCCGTCTTTTCC comes from Anoxybacillus flavithermus and encodes:
- the murB gene encoding UDP-N-acetylmuramate dehydrogenase; this translates as MEKLREELLQANVGTVKENERMASHTTIKIGGPADLFVEPKHIDGLKKTIEIVRKYNVPWRAIGRGSNLLVRDGGIEGVVIKLGEGLDDLYIHDTEVTVGGGYSLIKLATVISKQGLSGLEFAGGIPGTVGGAVYMNAGAHGSDMSRIVKKAQILFEDGTIEWLTNEEMEFSYRTSVLQKKRKGICVAATLEMKKGNRDEIVAAMQKNKDYRRETQPWNYPCAGSIFRNPLPQYAGQLIEQAGLKGYTIGGAKISEQHANFIVNAGGATANDVLELIDYVKKTIHDLYGVSLQTEVEIVGRK
- the murG gene encoding undecaprenyldiphospho-muramoylpentapeptide beta-N-acetylglucosaminyltransferase, whose amino-acid sequence is MKIVVSGGGTGGHIYPALSFIHEVKKQHPNVDVLYIGTKKGLESTIVPRENIPFHAIDISGLKRSLSFENVKTIVRFIKSVRACKKLLKQYKPDVVLGTGGYVCGPVVYAAAKLGIPTIIHEQNSIPGLTNTFLSRYADKVAICFEETKQYFPQEKVVLTGNPRASEVVGKDGREARRSLGLDEKKKTVLIVGGSRGARPINEAFLQVLHEVEQKPYQCLYVTGDVHYDKVIKAVNDVGNPSNVIIRPFIHNMPEVLAGVDVIVARAGATTLAEITALGIPSILIPSPYVTNNHQEKNARALEKKGAAIVRLESELTGGRLLDDIDRILLDEQTLKNMKEAAFQLGIRDAAERLYRVMVEMIS